A genomic region of Daphnia carinata strain CSIRO-1 chromosome 5, CSIRO_AGI_Dcar_HiC_V3, whole genome shotgun sequence contains the following coding sequences:
- the LOC130702963 gene encoding glutamate receptor ionotropic, kainate glr-3-like isoform X1 has translation MKLTWLFAFASHVYIPILWLLYPTNATAIEEKFQQKNHLLVVVNQFPMSAIFRRNASGHIESIEGVSLLILDWIAHRYKFDYSLVASNTTTVEDIGSKPGHITNMMRLKADVMIAAMGLLHARLVSVEYVHPWIFSPGAFLLPKPEGWQNNVDAVIKPFQPLVWLGLVIAAISITVTLLSYNYLAKKKNKWIDNSEKSAPQHIVVVTQDLIMYIIGTLLNQGGYISCKITKIRLLVGAWCLLTLVLVNVYNGILISFVTTIRPTPPIINSETDVGYDPNIYLVVNRGLGGDVWFSSAEKGLYKAYGDKLRAYSKSKCNSTAICIQMVQFLPHQHVYFNVCKCFKENKHLYPYIFFFCYAFIILIKKRFVLYISKTMLSIRDILRQNYQQTKKCQLTILLNPVTHPASWGLPKKSPYLENFNQGTLRLHEIGLIFLWESWFAADTRPCWSRNQNIQRDKNEKKPLVRLSLDNLIGAFALLIVGGIISLFVFIMENFYFQWKKIR, from the exons ATGAAACTTACATGGCTGTTTGCTTTTGCCTCTCACGTTTATATACCGATATTATGGCTATTGTATCCCACCAACGCAACAGctatagaagaaaaatttcaacagaaaaatcaTCTCCTCGTCGTCGTGAACCAG TTCCCCATGTCGGCGATTTTCCGCAGGAATGCCAGTGGCCACATCGAAAGCATTGAAGGTGTTTCTCTTCTCATCCTTGATTGGATCGCACACCGTTACAAATTTGA CTATTCACTCGTGGCAAGCAACACGACTACGGTTGAAGATATAGGATCCAAGCCTGGACATATAACAAACATGATGAGATTA AAAGCGGACGTGATGATTGCTGCCATGGGCCTGCTGCATGCGCGATTGGTTAGCGTAGAGTATGTTCACCCATGGATATTCTCCCCTGGCGCCTTTCTCCTACCAAAGCCTGAAGGTTGGCAGAACAACGTGGATGCAGTTATCAAGCCTTTTCAGCCCTTG GTTTGGTTAGGCTTGGTTATAGCTGCCATCTCCATCACAGTAACTCTCTTGAGCTACAATTACCtagcgaaaaagaagaataaatgGATTGACAACAGCGAAAAATCAGCTCCCCAACACATTGTTGTTGTGACACAAGATCTTATTATGTACATCATTGGCACATTACTAAATCAAG GTGGTTATATATCATGCAAGATTACAAAAATTCGATTACTTGTGGGAGCTTGGTGTTTACTTACGCTCGTCCTTGTAAATGTCTATAATGGAATTCTCATCTCCTTCGTAACGACAATACGTCCCACACCTCCAATTATAAACTCTGAGACAGATGTCGGCTACGATCCAAATATCTACCTTGTTGTAAATAGAGGACTTGGAGGAGATGTTTGGTTTTCA tcAGCAGAAAAAGGATTGTATAAGGCGTATGGGGATAAACTGAGAGCCTATAGCAAATCCAAGTGCAACTCCACTGCCATCTGTATTCAAATGGTGCAATTTTTACCACATCAGCACGTATATTTCAACGTATGTAAatgtttcaaagaaaacaagcatCTTTAcccttacattttttttttttgctacgcCTTTAtcattttaattaaaaaacgcTTTGTCCTGTATATTTCCAAGACTATGCTTAGTATACGAGACATCTTAAGGCAGAATTATCAACAAACAAAGAAGTGCCAATTAACTATACTCCTGAACCCAGTAACTCACCCTGCATCCTGGGGCCTACCGAAGAAAAGTCCCTATTTGGAGAATTTCAACCAAGG GACATTGAGACTTCATGAAATTGGCctgatttttctttgggagAGTTGGTTTGCGGCAGATACTAGGCCTTGTTGGTCAAGAAACCAAAACATCCAACGTGacaaaaacgagaagaaaccACTTGTTCGTTTATCTTTAGATAACTTGATTGGAGCATTTGCTTTGTTGATTGTGGGAGGCATCATATCCCTTTTTGTATTCATCATggaaaacttttattttcagtGGAAGAAGATTCGGTGA